GGGTCAGGCGCTGTTGTTGCCCGGCGGCGACGTGGCCGTGATCGGCTACGGCAATGCGGCAACCCGTGCACGGGGGCGGTTCCACCTCGCGGCCGGCGCCGCAAAGCTGCCCGCTGGGACATACCGCCTCGCGACCGACTTGCCCCCGGCCACATTGGAAACCGAAGCCTTGGGTTGGCTGCTCTCCGGCTACCGGTTCGACCGCTACAAGGATCAGCCGGCCATGGGCGCCAAACTGGTCGCACCGGACGGGATCGACCCCGCGCGGGTCGAGGCGATTGCCCAGGGCGAGGCGCTCACGCGCACCCTGATCAACACGCCCGCCTCGGACATGGGACCGCCCGACCTTGAACGGGCGGCACAAGACCTCGCACATCAGTTTGACGCCACCATTGCCGTGATCACCGGCGACGACCTCCTGGCGCAGAACTTCCCGATGATCCACACGGTGGGCCGCGCGGCTGACAGGGCCCCGCGCCTCATCGATCTCACGTGGGGCACAACCGGCCCGAAACTGACGCTGGTGGGCAAGGGGGTCTGCTTTGATACCGGGGGTCTCAACCTCAAACCCGGCGCTTCGATGGGGCTGATGAAAAAGGATATGGGTGGCTCTGCCGCTGTCCTTGGCCTGGCCCACATGATCATGTCGACCGGACTGCAGGTCCAGTTGCGCGTTCTGATCCCGGCGGTGGAAAACAGCGTCTCGGGCAATGCGTTCCGCCCGCAGGATATCCTGACCAGCCGCAAGGGCCTCACGGTCGAAATCAACAACACCGATGCCGAAGGACGGCTGGTGCTGGCCGATGCGCTGGCCCTTGCCGACGAAGGCCACCCCGATCTGATCATCTCGATGGCGACGCTGACCGGTGCCGCCCGGGTCGCTGTCGGCCCGGACCTTGCACCGTACTACACGGATGACGGGGCGCTGGCGGATGCGTTGGAAACGGCGGCGACGGCCACGGCGGACCCCGTCTGGCGAATGCCCTTCCACACGCCCTACGAGGCGATGATCGAACCCGGCATAGCCGATCTCGACAATGCACCCAAAGGCGGGTTCGCCGGTTCGATCACGGCGGCCCTGTTCCTGCGCCGTTTCGTCGACACGGCGCCCTATGTGCATTTCGACATTTACGGCTGGCAACCGTCCGACGCACCGGCCCGGGCCAAGGGCGGCGTTGGCCAGGGCACGCGTGCCGTGCTGGACGCGTTGCCAAAGATGCTGAACCTGTGATCGACCGCAGAACAACACCGGACCCGCACCTGGTGGATGGGACCACGCCGGGCCAGGTCATCGCGCCCCACGTGGACTTGCTGGCACGTCCGCATGGGGCGCGGGACAGGCAACTCATCGCCGGGGCCAAGGTCACCGTGCTCGGGCACACGGACGGCCATGCCTATATCCGCGCGGACCTGGATGGCT
The DNA window shown above is from uncultured Tateyamaria sp. and carries:
- a CDS encoding M17 family metallopeptidase; amino-acid sequence: MTLRFATPDDATRTVHVLDDTSAQTWLETQPDAERDWAQAHGFSGALGQALLLPGGDVAVIGYGNAATRARGRFHLAAGAAKLPAGTYRLATDLPPATLETEALGWLLSGYRFDRYKDQPAMGAKLVAPDGIDPARVEAIAQGEALTRTLINTPASDMGPPDLERAAQDLAHQFDATIAVITGDDLLAQNFPMIHTVGRAADRAPRLIDLTWGTTGPKLTLVGKGVCFDTGGLNLKPGASMGLMKKDMGGSAAVLGLAHMIMSTGLQVQLRVLIPAVENSVSGNAFRPQDILTSRKGLTVEINNTDAEGRLVLADALALADEGHPDLIISMATLTGAARVAVGPDLAPYYTDDGALADALETAATATADPVWRMPFHTPYEAMIEPGIADLDNAPKGGFAGSITAALFLRRFVDTAPYVHFDIYGWQPSDAPARAKGGVGQGTRAVLDALPKMLNL